Sequence from the Bacillus sp. es.036 genome:
CGCCTGTTGCCCACACCAGATGTGTGCCGCGAGAACTCTTTCCTTCTACTGCTGTTGTTTGTGGACCGCTCATTCCTGCAAGAGCAGAAGGCTCAAGTTTAATCCCTTCTGTTTCATAGATCCATCGGAGCATTTCCTTCATTCGCTCATCTGTCACCGTGTAGACCCCTTCAAGCATTGGTTGCATCACACGACCAACAAATCCAGATGGTCGCCCTACGGCTAAGCCATCTGCCGCTGTATTATTATCGATTCCAAAGTCTTCAACAGATACTTGATCATGCAATCCTGTCATTAAGCCGATCAGCATCGATGGTGAATGCGTCGGTTCTGCGAAGTAACAGTGAACATGCTCGCCGAATACTTGATGAAGGCCAAACGCAATCCCACCGGGCCCTCCACCTACACCGCAAGGCAAATAAACGTGTAGGGGATTTTCAGCATTCACTTTTATCCCCCGCTCATCAAACTGCTTTTTCAATCGAATCGCTGCTACCGCATATCCGAGAAAGAGGTCTTTCGAGTTTTCATCATCAATGAAATAACACGTTAGCTTCTTCTCACACTGCTTTCGCCCTTCTTCTACAGCCGCTCCGTAGTCTGCCTGATGCTCCACAACTTGTACTCCCTTTTCACGCAAAAGGTCTTTTTTCCACTGTTTCGCATCACTCGACATATGCACGGTGACGTTAAATCCGAATTTTGCCGACATGATGCCAATACTTAACCCGAGGTTCCCTGTTGAACCGACGGAGATTGAAAAAGCCGAGAAGAACTCGGTGAACTTTTTATCAGCTAGAATAGCATAATCGTCGTTTTTCGTTAAAATCGCATGACCAAGCGCTAGTTTCTCGGCATGTTTGATCACTACATAAATACCACCACGCGCCTTAATACTGCCGGCAATTGGGAGAATATCATCTCGTTTTAAAAGAAGATCTCCTTGAATTTTGATCTGTTTTTCTTCCTCCAACTTCGCTTTCATGTTGCTGATTTCAGAAATAGACGATTCAATGATGCCGTTCGTTTCTGGAAACACTTTGCGAAAATAAGGCTCAAAACGTTTCATCCGAGCTTCAGCGTCCAGAATATCTGCCATCGAAAGATCCGTTGTTTGAGGGATTTTTCCTTTTTGCTGATTTTCCCAATAAACTTCCTTGAACTGAAGTAGGTCGTCTAAAAGTGGATGTTCAGCTTTCCACTGTTCAAGTGCTTTTCCTGCTATGTTCATGGGTCCTTCACTCCTTTATTAAGCGTCCTTCCATCAAAAGAAAACGAGAGCTAGACTTTGTCCACTCTCGTTCTGAAAATTTATCTACTTAAAATCACATCTAACAAGTCATCTTCTACATCAAGAACGTCTTTCCCTCCAAATAGACCAAATTGATCGAAAGATTGTTCTTTTAGTAGAGTTACTGTTTCATCAGTTAGATCCCGACCAGGCTTTTGTGCTAAAAAGAGGGGCGCATCATTTTTGGCAGCGACGACTGCTCCTGAAAGAGCGTCAGGAAAATTGTATCCAGTCGCAAAGTAGGCTCTCTCATTCCCCATCTTTAGGTTCCTATTGATATCAACGTTCGTTTTGTATCGATCCTCTCCTGCATATCGCTTATAATCGAGACCTTTCACCGCATTAGTACTTACAACATCACTACCGCCAACTACAATAACTTTATCAAAGGAGTTAATTTTTGCTTTTGTATCGTTATCCAGCTCACCATTACTATCTGTTAGAAATACTGGATATCCATTCTTCGCAGCATAAGGAGCTATGGATAAGGCATCAGGAAATTTGTGCCCATACGCAAGGACTGCTGTATCACTTGAAAGCTTGGCTGAAATGATCGCTGCGGTATCATAGCGATTTTCACCACCCAAACGTTCAATGGTAATATTTTTGTTAATCGTTTTGATCTCTTTTACCACGTTCTCAGAAATGGCATTTTCACTTCCTAGAATGATAACTTTATTTGCATTTAGCCGCTTAAGCTCATCTTTAGTAGACTTTTCTAATACACTGCTTTTTGTTAGTAACAGAGGACCATCTTCCTGATATGCAAGTGGAGTTCCAGCAAGTGCATCTGGAAAGGCATCCCCTCTAGCTAGTACAATAGTGTCTGCACCGTTCGGCCAGCCTTCTTGAGAGATCGCTACGGATGTCTCATAACGATCAGAACCTGACAACCGATGGATAAGAGGAAGTAAATCTGCAGATGCGATAAAAGCTTTCTTTCCATCTTCAAGCTTCACTTCATACCATGCTAGGTGTTGCAGAGGCATTTCTGATAAATTATCACCTGCAGCAGTGTTGTATTCATTCGACTTATCGCTCAATGGTTGACTTTGTAAAGTAACAACCTCACGCCCATCTGCTTTTGCTAATGACTTAGTCTCTGTCGAAGGACCCGCACGGAAGTTAGCACCTTCTGCTGTAAACACAATATTTCCTTCTTTAAATGTTTGCGTTGAGTGATGAAGCACTTCTTCAGGCAACTCATAATGAGTCGTCTCAAAATACAAATTCGTATCTGTTGGATCCTCAGTATTGTATTTAAAATCACTTACTTCAAATCCAAATGGAATAGGTTCATAGTTTCTTTCACGAACTAAAAGACTGTAGCTATAGATATCTTTGAATACTTTCTCTTGATAAGCTTCTAGATTTCGTTCTCCAAATTTCTCATCATCTTCATTTTTGTAAATCGGACTGTTTACTTGCTTTTGGCCGTTATATGCCAGAACTGCAAAATACCAACTTTCGATAACATCACGGTCATTATCGTTTACCGTCGGAAGTTTACCAGCTTTTCCTTCAAATTTATCGTTCAGTATATCCAGGCCTCGCTGGATGTTATAGCGTAAGTCATTTTTTAATCTATCTTGTTCTGATTGAGGTGCATTGGTAACCTGCATGATCCCAATTCCACCATCACCGTCTTCGTTCATTGCACTTTGATCCCAACCACTTTCCATTAAAGCAACGGCTTTAGCAACCTCAGGTGGAATCTCTCTCTTAATCGCTTCTTCTGTCAATATGTCACTAATCTCGTTATAAGAAAATTCTGCTGCATTCACGTTCATTTCACCAGTTACAAGAGACAAACCATTTCCTACCCCTGAAATTAAGAGAAATGCAACAACCAAACGAATTAATCCTTTTTTCAATTCATTCTCCCCTTTCCATCTTTTAGAAGTATAGCAGATTCAGAAGTTCCTATGGTGTATTTTGGAAACAATCTAGTGATTCATTCAAACGAAAGAAGTGATATAAACTTTTTCATAGAATTATCCCTCTCATTTTGCATCTTTACATAGTAAAAAAAGTGTCCGCCAGCGGCGGACACTTTTGCTTGTTTTGTCTTTTAGAGGGGTCTGCCCCCCCTCAATGCGCGCGCTTCGCTCCTAAATACCTCGGTCCCCAATAGCTTGATGTCATATCGCTAATGGTTACGCCTGTTGATGAGCCTGCGTGGATGAATTTATTGTTACCGATGTAAATCCCACCGTGCGAAGCACCTGGTTTATAGGTGGTGAAGTATACGATATCGCCTACTGATGGTGAGCTTACTGACGTTGTAACGTTCCACATTTGTGCCATCGTTCTTGGTAAGGAAACGCCTTGCTTATTAAATACATAGACGAGGAAACCGCTGCAGTCGAACCCTTGTGTTGGGGTGTTTCCGCCCCAAACGTAAGGAACACCTATGTATAACGATGCGTCTGCGATCAGGTCCATGACGCTGAAGCTTGAATTGGAGCTTCCGCTGTCGCCGCCATTGCTATTTCCTTCATATCCAGTTGATTGTTTTAGCTTCTCCCAAGTCGCCGGTCCGACGATGCCATCGACCGTTAACTTGTTACGCGATTGGAAGTTTCGAACAGCCCGGTCTGTTCCGTTTCC
This genomic interval carries:
- a CDS encoding D-serine ammonia-lyase, with the protein product MNIAGKALEQWKAEHPLLDDLLQFKEVYWENQQKGKIPQTTDLSMADILDAEARMKRFEPYFRKVFPETNGIIESSISEISNMKAKLEEEKQIKIQGDLLLKRDDILPIAGSIKARGGIYVVIKHAEKLALGHAILTKNDDYAILADKKFTEFFSAFSISVGSTGNLGLSIGIMSAKFGFNVTVHMSSDAKQWKKDLLREKGVQVVEHQADYGAAVEEGRKQCEKKLTCYFIDDENSKDLFLGYAVAAIRLKKQFDERGIKVNAENPLHVYLPCGVGGGPGGIAFGLHQVFGEHVHCYFAEPTHSPSMLIGLMTGLHDQVSVEDFGIDNNTAADGLAVGRPSGFVGRVMQPMLEGVYTVTDERMKEMLRWIYETEGIKLEPSALAGMSGPQTTAVEGKSSRGTHLVWATGGSLVPDEVWGEEWKEK
- a CDS encoding cell wall-binding repeat-containing protein, with amino-acid sequence MKKGLIRLVVAFLLISGVGNGLSLVTGEMNVNAAEFSYNEISDILTEEAIKREIPPEVAKAVALMESGWDQSAMNEDGDGGIGIMQVTNAPQSEQDRLKNDLRYNIQRGLDILNDKFEGKAGKLPTVNDNDRDVIESWYFAVLAYNGQKQVNSPIYKNEDDEKFGERNLEAYQEKVFKDIYSYSLLVRERNYEPIPFGFEVSDFKYNTEDPTDTNLYFETTHYELPEEVLHHSTQTFKEGNIVFTAEGANFRAGPSTETKSLAKADGREVVTLQSQPLSDKSNEYNTAAGDNLSEMPLQHLAWYEVKLEDGKKAFIASADLLPLIHRLSGSDRYETSVAISQEGWPNGADTIVLARGDAFPDALAGTPLAYQEDGPLLLTKSSVLEKSTKDELKRLNANKVIILGSENAISENVVKEIKTINKNITIERLGGENRYDTAAIISAKLSSDTAVLAYGHKFPDALSIAPYAAKNGYPVFLTDSNGELDNDTKAKINSFDKVIVVGGSDVVSTNAVKGLDYKRYAGEDRYKTNVDINRNLKMGNERAYFATGYNFPDALSGAVVAAKNDAPLFLAQKPGRDLTDETVTLLKEQSFDQFGLFGGKDVLDVEDDLLDVILSR